A window of the Microtus pennsylvanicus isolate mMicPen1 chromosome 4, mMicPen1.hap1, whole genome shotgun sequence genome harbors these coding sequences:
- the Edn1 gene encoding endothelin-1, whose protein sequence is MDYFPVIFSLLFVAFQGAPETAVLGAELSTRAENGGENPPPSTPWRHRRSKRCSCSSLMDKECVYFCHLDIIWVNTPERVVPYGLGSPSRSKRSLKDLLSTKATDNGNRCQCADQKDKKCWNFCQAGKDLRAQNTMQKGLEDFKKRRACSKLAKKCIYQQLVEGRKIRRLEAISNSIRTSFRVAKLKAELYRDQKLTHNRAH, encoded by the exons ATGGATTATTTTCCCGTGATCTTCTCGCTGCTGTTTGTGGCTTTCCAAGGAGCTCCAGAAACAG CTGTCTTGGGAGCAGAGCTCAGCACCCGAGCTGAGAATGGAGGGGAGAACCCCCCTCCCAGCACACCCTGGAGACACCGAAGGTCCAAGCGTTGCTCCTGTTCCTCCTTGATGGACAAGGAGTGTGTCTACTTCTGCCACTTGGACATCATCTGGGTCAACACTCCCGA GCGTGTTGTTCCATACGGCCTGGGAAGCCCTTCCCGGTCCAAGCGTTCCTTGAAGGACTTACTTTCCACGAAGGCCACAGACAACGGGAACAGATGTCAATGCGCTGACCAAAAGGACAAGAAGTGCTGGAATTTCTGTCAAGCAGGAAAAGACCTCAG AGCCCAAAATACCATGCAGAAAGGCTTAGAAGACTTCAAGAAAAGAAGAGCCTGTTCGAAGCTAGCAAAGAAGTGTATCTATCAGCAGCTGGTGGAAGGGAGGAAAATAAGAAG GTTGGAGGCCATCAGCAATAGCATCAGGACATCTTTTCGTGTTGCAAAGTTGAAAGCTGAGCTCTATAGAGACCAGAAGTTGACACACAACAGAGCCCACTGA